From the Lolium rigidum isolate FL_2022 chromosome 2, APGP_CSIRO_Lrig_0.1, whole genome shotgun sequence genome, one window contains:
- the LOC124690689 gene encoding PLAT domain-containing protein 3-like — MARLSAALLLLAVAASAAALAHGRDLPTSIKLTRGAVVGDDSNQCVYTVYVRTGSIWKAGTDARISLELTTADNYDGVEMTDLPAWGGLMYEGHSYFERGNLDIFSGRGPCLASTPCRMRVTSDGSGDHHGWYCNYVEVTVTGPHRGCAQQLFTVEQWLATDAAPYKLEAVVDHCSYDDGVVA, encoded by the exons ATGGCTCGGCTCAGCGCCGCTCTCCTGCTCCTCGCCGTCGCGGCCTCTGCTGCTGCGCTCGCGCATGGCCGCGACCTCCCGACCTCGATCAAG TTGACCAGGGGCGCCGTGGTCGGCGACGACAGCAACCAGTGCGTGTACACGGTGTACGTGCGGACAGGGTCGATCTGGAAGGCCGGGACGGACGCGAGGATCTCGCTGGAGCTGACGACCGCGGACAACTACGACGGCGTGGAGATGACGGACCTGCCGGCGTGGGGCGGGCTGATGTACGAGGGCCACTCCTACTTCGAGCGCGGGAACCTGGACATCTTCAGCGGCCGCGGCCCATGCCTGGCGTCCACGCCGTGCCGGATGCGGGTCACCTCCGAcggctccggcgaccaccacggcTGGTACTGCAACTACGTGGAGGTCACCGTCACGGGCCCCCACAGGGGCTGCGCGCAGCAGCTGTTCACCGTCGAGCAGTGGCTCGCCACCGACGCGGCGCCGTACAAGCTTGAGGCCGTCGTTGACCACTGCTCCTACGACGATGGCGTCGTGGCGTGA